From one Lycium barbarum isolate Lr01 chromosome 6, ASM1917538v2, whole genome shotgun sequence genomic stretch:
- the LOC132599396 gene encoding protein NLP2: protein MEDGAFTLNDMFAKLSDNNTTSTDFSEFLSDGFWLETTDQGSNFCQHQPVPFTTPSFPSQPLLFSTVDTNVLGHSIPSTNQVTLQEETQKDQTVDNLFAQMDEFSAARREHTETSPPPDSPGTQMNRMLWIGPNSRRNLNPTLSVKMRLVQAIEYLKNSTRDKDVLIQIWVPVKRGGKHVLITNNQPYFLNPNSQSLFQYRCVSKNYQFAAEKDSKELAGMPGRVFLKKLPEWTPDVRFFKREEYPRVNYAHQHNVRGSIAVPVFESGSGTCLGVVEIVTTTQKTNYHPEIEDVCKALEAVNLRSSGISNPAKVKDCNESYLAALAEIQYILTCVCDTHKLPLAQTWAPCIQQGKGGCLQSDENENFASCVSTVDSACYVPDPQVVPFHSACSEHHLLKGEGVAGGAFNTNQPCFATDITAFSKAEYPLSHDARMFGLCSAVAIRLRSIYTGSADFVLEFFLPLDCKNTEDQKQMLNSLSSVIQQSCRSLRVVTDQELQEEKELLQREKVGLGSHEEESRKPVSPADQDASSWLSEMMDTQRKGKGAAVSEHDKDEQEEKFKVTATPWDYTQRGSIHASTFSEPNQIQENFGPKGGSLDFSSGTGSHSSGAKRAGERRRSKTEKSISLQVLRQYFAGSLKDAAKSIGVCPTTLKRICRQHGITRWPSRKIKKVGHSLQKLQLVIDSVHGAEGAIKLSSFYTNFPELSSPNNPGTSNFSASKNDDHPQQVNTQPDVSPVTTTSKSTSSSGSHNSSSSLFCSTGSKHLYPFTNVFSTTTEEHPGGMLKRAHTEEELHDIDQEETKLLVRSQSQKIQSNHNSLEPLYPLPTSNNQVFRDSGIFKVKAIFGKEKIRFSLPSHWGFGDVQHEVLRRFNVEDVGKIDLKYLDDDDEWVLLTCDADLEECIDIHKLSKRRTIKVSLHHTDHPNLGSSFGSSGPA, encoded by the exons ATGGAAGATGGTGCCTTTACGCTAAACGACATGTTCGCAAAGCTCTCTGACAACAACACTACTAGTACTGATTTTAGTGAATTCCTCTCCGACGGATTCTGGCTAGAGACTACTGATCAGGGATCCAACTTCTGTCAGCACCAGCCTGTTCCTTTTACTACTCCCTCTTTTCCTTCTCAGCCCCTTTTATTTTCTACCGTAGATACTAACGTCTTAGGCCATTCCATTCCAAGCACAAATCAAGTAACTTTGCAAGAAGAAACACAAAAAGATCAGACAGTTGACAATTTGTTTGCCCAAATGGATGAATTTTCTGCAGCTAGAAGAGAACACACAGAAACTTCCCCTCCTCCAGATTCTCCAGGCACTCAAATGAATAGGATGTTATGGATCGGACCAAACAGTCGCAGAAACCTAAATCCTACTTTATCAGTAAAAATGAGATTGGTGCAGGCCATTGAATACCTAAAAAATTCAACAAGGGATAAAGATGTCCTCATTCAGATATGGGTGCCTGTCAAGAGAGGAGGCAAACATGTACTTATTACTAATAATCAGCCATACTTCCTCAACCCAAACTCCCAGAGTCTATTTCAGTACAGATGTGTCTCCAAAAATTACCAATTTGCTGCTGAGAAGGATTCAAAGGAATTGGCTGGGATGCCTGGGCGCGTGTTCTTGAAGAAACTGCCAGAGTGGACTCCTGATGTTCGTTTCTTCAAACGGGAGGAGTATCCACGAGTTAATTATGCTCATCAGCATAATGTTAGGGGGTCCATTGCAGTTCCTGTTTTTGAAAGTGGGAGTGGAACTTGCTTGGGTGTTGTCGAGATTGTCACTACTACTCAGAAAACTAACTATCACCCCGAGATTGAAGATGTCTGCAAAGCTCTTGAG GCTGTTAATCTAAGAAGTTCTGGTATCTCGAATCCTGCCAAAGTCAAG GACTGCAATGAGTCTTACCTAGCTGCCTTGGCGGAAATTCAATATATTTTGACATGTGTGTGCGATACACACAAGTTGCCATTGGCTCAGACTTGGGCCCCATGCATACAACAAGGTAAAGGTGGGTGCCTGCAATCCGATGAGAACGAGAACTTTGCTTCTTGTGTTTCCACAGTTGACTCAGCTTGCTATGTGCCCGATCCACAAGTGGTGCCTTTTCATTCTGCATGTTCTGAACATCACTTGCTTAAAGGTGAAGGAGTTGCTGGTGGAGCATTCAATACAAACCAACCATGTTTTGCTACAGATATTACAGCCTTTAGCAAGGCAGAATACCCATTGTCACACGACGCCAGGATGTTTGGATTATGTTCTGCTGTAGCAATACGACTTCGAAGTATATACACAGGGTCGGCTGACTTTGTTTTGGAGTTTTTCTTGCCACTTGATTGCAAAAATACTGAAGACCAAAAACAAatgttaaattcactgtcttctgtCATACAACAAAGTTGCCGAAGCTTACGTGTTGTCACGGATCAGGAATTACAGGAGGAAAAAGAACTCCTACAGCGTGAAAAGGTCGGCCTTGGATCTCATGAAGAAGAATCAAGAAAACCAGTTTCTCCTGCTGATCAAGATGCTTCTTCATGGCTTTCTGAAATGATGGATACCCAAAGAAAGGGTAAAGGAGCTGCTGTTTCAGAACATGACAAGGATGAGCAAGAAGAAAAGTTTAAGGTCACGGCAACCCCATGGGATTACACTCAGAGGGGGTCCATTCATGCATCTACATTCTCAGAGCCAAACCAGATACAGGAAAATTTTGGACCCAAAGGAGGTTCCTTAGATTTTTCTTCTGGTACAGGATCTCATTCCTCAGGTGCCAAGAGAGCAGGTGAAAGAAGACGGTCAAAAACCGAGAAGAGCATCAGTTTGCAGGTACTCAGGCAGTACTTTGCTGGGAGCCTGAAAGATGCTGCCAAAAGTATTGGAG TTTGCCCTACAACTTTGAAAAGGATATGCAGGCAACATGGAATCACCAGGTGGCCTTCTCGCAAGATCAAGAAAGTTGGCCATTCGTTACAGAAACTTCAACTTGTGATAGATTCAGTCCATGGTGCGGAGGGTGCAATTAAACTCAGTTCTTTCTACACCAACTTCCCAGAACTTAGCTCTCCGAATAATCCAGGGACTAGCAACTTCTCTGCTTCTAAGAACGATGATCATCCGCAGCAAGTAAATACTCAACCTGATGTCAGCCCCGTGACCACCACTTCCAAGTCAACTTCTTCATCTGGCAGTCATAACTCCAGCTCAAGTTTGTTCTGTTCCACTGGTTCAAAGCATTTATACCCTTTTACAAATGTCTTTTCCACCACAACAGAGGAACATCCTGGAGGAATGCTAAAGAGAGCACATACAGAAGAAGAATTGCATGACATAGATCAAGAAGAAACCAAGCTTCTGGTCAGATCACAGAGTCAAAAGATTCAAAGCAATCATAATTCTTTGGAACCTCTGTATCCTTTGCCAACGAGTAATAATCAGGTTTTTCGGGATTCAGGTATATTTAAAGTAAAAGCAATTTTTGGGAAGGAAAAGATCCGTTTCAGCCTGCCATCACACTGGGGTTTTGGAGATGTTCAGCACGAGGTCCTGAGGCGTTTCAATGTAGAAGATGTTGGTAAAATCGACCTAAAATATTTGGATGATGACGACGAATGGGTGCTTCTGACATGTGATGCTGATCTTGAGGAATGTATAGATATACATAAATTATCTAAAAGGAGAACAATTAAAGTCTCCCTCCACCATACTGACCATCCCAATCTTGGAAGTTCATTTGGTAGCAGTGGTCCAGCCTAA